A genomic region of Desulfosarcina ovata subsp. ovata contains the following coding sequences:
- a CDS encoding GlxA family transcriptional regulator, with protein MGATIRRITILGCYNAMATTLFGPMDIFNQAGRLWNRLGKLPQTPFFDVVIASVDGKPIRCLNNVLVQPHCSIDAVDSTDLIIIASTTYIDKILETGPGLVPWIRRQYARGAHVASVCTGVFLLAETGLLDGRSATLHWGFADMFRKRYPRVNVNVDRMFIDQGRLYCAAGANAGMDLSLYLVEKFCGRQTAIQCAKTMILDMGRERQTPYGAFLLTRSHGDPVVTSVQEWMEAHHTETIDYDRLAKKHRISRRSLERRFKQATGLTPLGYLQQLRVDSAKRLLEDGRYTVAEIVDLVGYADISFFRKIFVKLTGLQPRAYQQRFGGYADAGSGNA; from the coding sequence ATGGGAGCGACGATCCGCAGGATTACCATCCTTGGCTGTTACAACGCCATGGCGACGACCCTTTTCGGTCCCATGGATATCTTCAACCAGGCGGGGCGGCTGTGGAACCGGTTGGGAAAACTCCCGCAGACCCCTTTTTTTGATGTCGTGATCGCATCGGTGGATGGAAAACCGATCCGTTGCCTGAACAACGTGCTGGTTCAGCCCCATTGCAGCATTGACGCGGTCGATTCCACGGATTTGATCATCATCGCCTCGACCACCTATATTGACAAAATTCTTGAAACCGGCCCCGGGCTGGTTCCCTGGATCCGCCGCCAGTATGCCCGGGGTGCCCATGTGGCCAGTGTCTGCACCGGCGTCTTTCTTCTGGCCGAAACCGGCCTGCTCGACGGACGATCGGCCACCCTGCATTGGGGCTTTGCCGATATGTTCCGCAAACGCTATCCCCGGGTGAATGTAAATGTTGACCGGATGTTCATCGATCAGGGGCGGTTATACTGTGCGGCCGGCGCGAACGCGGGCATGGATCTCTCCCTTTACCTGGTGGAAAAATTCTGTGGCCGGCAAACCGCCATCCAGTGTGCCAAAACCATGATTCTGGACATGGGGCGGGAGCGGCAAACCCCGTATGGGGCCTTTCTTTTAACCCGATCCCATGGCGACCCGGTCGTCACCAGCGTCCAGGAGTGGATGGAGGCCCATCACACCGAGACCATTGATTACGACCGGCTGGCGAAAAAGCACCGGATCAGCCGGCGGTCGCTGGAGCGACGCTTCAAACAGGCCACCGGACTCACCCCACTGGGCTACCTGCAGCAGTTGCGCGTCGACAGCGCCAAGCGCCTGCTGGAGGACGGCCGTTACACGGTCGCTGAAATCGTCGATCTGGTGGGCTACGCGGACATATCGTTTTTCAGAAAAATATTTGTCAAATTAACCGGGCTGCAGCCAAGGGCGTATCAGCAGCGCTTTGGCGGATACGCAGACGCGGGAAGCGGCAACGCGTAG
- a CDS encoding DUF3795 domain-containing protein — MDHKKIKRALAPCGLSCESCFAYVDGDIRRASQRLKEKLGNFAPYAKFFETLMGDPVFRAYPDFKTMLDHLASENCRGCRNEQCRLFKNCGVRPCHQEKQVDFCYQCDEFPCERTNFDKPLYRTWVIINEKIRKDGIEPYYEKNRTGCRYP, encoded by the coding sequence ATGGATCATAAAAAAATCAAGCGCGCACTGGCACCTTGCGGACTGAGCTGTGAATCCTGTTTTGCCTATGTGGATGGCGATATCCGCCGGGCCAGCCAACGGCTCAAGGAGAAATTGGGAAATTTCGCTCCGTATGCGAAATTCTTTGAGACCCTGATGGGCGATCCCGTATTTAGAGCCTATCCCGACTTCAAGACCATGCTCGACCACCTGGCGTCCGAGAACTGCCGGGGATGCCGCAACGAGCAGTGCCGGCTGTTCAAAAACTGCGGGGTGCGGCCCTGCCATCAGGAAAAACAGGTTGATTTTTGCTACCAGTGCGACGAATTTCCCTGTGAGCGCACGAACTTTGACAAACCCCTCTACCGAACCTGGGTCATCATCAATGAGAAAATCAGAAAGGATGGCATCGAACCGTACTATGAAAAAAACAGGACCGGCTGCCGGTACCCCTGA
- a CDS encoding aminotransferase class V-fold PLP-dependent enzyme gives MIYLDNAATSFPKPAECLRRALDLYLTCGASPGRGGYDRAVEAEAMVQAVRDKIAGLFGAARGARVCFAANATDALNTLILGLLETGDHVVTTRLEHNSVLRPLNHLQQSLGIGVEHVPFNKSGFVEPDRIDACLRPETRVVIVNHASNVLGTVQPVAAIGAICKARGIPLVVDASQSAGCIPILMEQWGITGLAFTGHKSLLGPTGTGGLVLAPDLDLAPSRFGGSGVDSMNPFQPDEYPFRLEAGTSNLLGILGLGESIDFVAAHMERFREEERRLTARLVEGLRAVPSGRIHLFAADAIGRHLPVVTCRVDGIASSDVGAILDGDFEIAVRTGLHCAPLVHADLGTAPSGAVRFSLGPFTTEADIDAAIRAMAAIAG, from the coding sequence ATGATCTACCTGGACAACGCCGCCACATCCTTCCCCAAACCGGCCGAATGCCTGCGGCGGGCTCTGGATCTCTATCTTACCTGCGGTGCGTCTCCGGGCCGCGGTGGATATGACCGGGCCGTTGAAGCCGAAGCCATGGTGCAGGCGGTGCGCGACAAAATTGCCGGCCTGTTCGGTGCCGCCAGGGGGGCCCGGGTCTGTTTTGCGGCCAATGCCACCGACGCCCTGAACACACTGATCCTCGGCCTTCTTGAGACGGGCGACCATGTGGTCACGACCCGCCTTGAGCACAATTCCGTTTTGCGGCCCCTTAACCATTTGCAACAGTCTCTGGGAATAGGGGTCGAGCATGTCCCTTTCAATAAAAGCGGGTTTGTCGAACCCGACCGGATCGACGCCTGCCTTAGGCCCGAAACCCGTGTGGTGATCGTCAACCACGCCTCCAATGTACTGGGAACGGTGCAGCCGGTGGCGGCCATCGGAGCCATCTGCAAGGCCCGCGGTATTCCCCTGGTTGTCGATGCCTCCCAAAGCGCCGGTTGTATCCCCATCCTCATGGAACAATGGGGCATCACCGGGCTGGCCTTTACCGGCCACAAATCCTTACTGGGCCCCACGGGAACCGGCGGGCTTGTCCTGGCACCGGATCTGGATTTGGCACCGTCCCGTTTCGGTGGCAGCGGCGTGGATTCCATGAACCCCTTCCAGCCCGACGAATACCCTTTCCGTCTGGAGGCCGGTACCAGCAACCTGCTCGGCATCCTCGGCCTGGGGGAGAGCATTGATTTTGTGGCCGCGCACATGGAACGCTTTCGGGAAGAGGAACGGCGGCTGACCGCCCGACTGGTGGAGGGGCTCAGGGCCGTTCCCTCCGGCCGCATCCACCTGTTTGCCGCCGATGCCATAGGCCGGCACCTGCCCGTGGTCACCTGCCGGGTCGACGGCATCGCCAGCAGCGACGTGGGCGCCATCCTGGATGGTGATTTCGAGATCGCCGTGCGTACCGGGCTGCACTGCGCACCCCTTGTGCATGCCGACCTTGGAACGGCCCCTTCCGGTGCGGTGCGTTTCAGTCTGGGACCGTTTACCACTGAGGCGGATATCGATGCGGCCATCCGGGCCATGGCCGCCATTGCCGGTTAA
- a CDS encoding TusE/DsrC/DsvC family sulfur relay protein produces the protein MTDAVPSAKKKLHPVVRTFGGRDVLFDNEGFFNDYEDWDEDIAGVLACESGIATLTDAHWRVIRFLREFYLGHGRAPLNKQLKKGTGMTLVELERLFPDGIKNGARRIAGLPNPKSCT, from the coding sequence ATGACCGACGCCGTACCCTCTGCCAAAAAGAAATTGCATCCCGTTGTCCGGACATTCGGAGGACGGGATGTCCTCTTTGACAACGAGGGATTTTTCAATGACTATGAAGATTGGGATGAGGACATCGCGGGTGTTCTGGCTTGCGAGAGCGGTATCGCGACCCTGACCGATGCCCACTGGCGGGTGATCCGTTTTTTAAGGGAATTCTATCTCGGCCACGGGCGGGCGCCGCTGAACAAACAGCTCAAGAAAGGCACGGGCATGACCCTGGTCGAGCTGGAACGTCTGTTTCCCGATGGGATTAAAAACGGTGCCCGCCGGATAGCGGGGCTGCCCAATCCCAAAAGCTGCACCTGA
- a CDS encoding molybdopterin-dependent oxidoreductase encodes MQKKKVRIRINGQWREWIIDPKTALLDLLRNDLRLTGAKQSCDRKGQCGACTVIVNKKAVPSCLTRVGDVDGADVITVEGLGTPDNPHLIQEAFVLAGAIQCGFCTPGMIMSTKALLDANNDPDDAAIMKALRRNLCRCTGYTKIIEAVRLAGRFLRGETSPEAMRPLPTDKAMGTSHPRPSALDKACGTAYFSADYPVQDALELAVWRSQVPHARIVSIDAGTALDMPGVAGVMTADDIKGTNRLKILVADRPVLCKDTVRYIGDPVLAVAADTREHAEAALAAVTVDLEPLPVLDSPTTAMTEGAVQLHPDMSNLCWQQPQIKGNAEDALETSATVIEARFKTQVNHQAPLEPEVTVAYWEADEDAEEPDRLVIIGRSINIHLHLSMLQSALGYENMKYIEAYAGGQFGIKIDVISEGIAGAAAIHFKQAIRYVPSIAESMQMASKRHPFEMDVKLGADQEGMLTGYCNDFVMDNGAYYSIGHVVCHRSLLMLSGSYNIPHVHAHAKVVYTNNPWGSAARGAGPPQVTFALECAMQMLADKLGMDAFEFRLKNSLQPGQSKSTGRVVDMWPFPEVMEAVRPAYEKAIKAAEPYKAGKVRRGVGIATAAFGIGGPGDVSVASVELGDDGIIHIYAAAADPGEGNDSMLSQLTAEYMNVALDKICLHTRDTDDTAASGPAAGSRITYMIGGALMAALTQLKAAMEKSGAKNGLELEAAGQPRRFLGQKKNEDAGTLDEKTGQGPSFESQVHCVQIAEVEVDTETGKARVLKMTTSVDAGKVINPQNLTGQLEGGMDMGVGYALREEYIAGKTKDWLNFKFPTIKEYFEKEIIVLETPRPKGPLGATGIGEMCMLPTAPAVINAIKDATGVWVTHLPATPDKVKAALAARNG; translated from the coding sequence ATGCAAAAGAAAAAAGTGCGTATTCGCATCAACGGGCAATGGCGCGAGTGGATCATCGATCCCAAAACCGCCTTGCTTGATCTGCTGCGCAACGATCTGCGTCTGACCGGTGCCAAACAGTCCTGCGACCGCAAGGGCCAGTGCGGGGCCTGCACCGTGATTGTCAACAAGAAAGCCGTCCCTTCCTGTCTGACCCGTGTGGGCGACGTCGACGGCGCCGATGTGATCACCGTGGAAGGATTGGGCACCCCGGACAATCCCCATCTGATCCAGGAGGCCTTCGTGCTCGCAGGCGCCATCCAGTGCGGATTTTGTACGCCGGGCATGATCATGAGCACCAAGGCCCTGTTGGACGCAAACAACGATCCGGACGACGCGGCCATCATGAAAGCCCTGCGCCGTAACCTGTGCCGCTGCACCGGTTACACGAAGATCATCGAGGCGGTACGCCTGGCCGGTCGCTTCCTGCGCGGCGAGACCTCGCCCGAGGCGATGCGCCCCCTTCCCACGGACAAGGCCATGGGCACCTCCCATCCCCGTCCGTCGGCCCTGGACAAGGCCTGCGGTACGGCCTATTTCTCGGCCGACTACCCGGTGCAGGACGCCCTGGAACTGGCCGTCTGGCGCAGCCAGGTGCCCCATGCACGCATCGTTTCCATCGATGCCGGCACGGCCCTTGACATGCCCGGCGTGGCCGGCGTGATGACCGCCGACGACATCAAGGGGACCAATCGCCTGAAAATCCTGGTGGCGGACCGGCCGGTGCTGTGCAAGGATACGGTGCGCTACATCGGCGATCCGGTTCTGGCTGTGGCCGCCGACACTAGGGAACATGCCGAAGCGGCCCTGGCAGCCGTCACGGTCGATCTGGAGCCGCTGCCCGTTCTGGACAGCCCGACCACGGCCATGACCGAAGGCGCCGTTCAGCTGCACCCGGATATGTCCAACCTGTGCTGGCAGCAACCCCAGATCAAGGGCAACGCCGAGGACGCGTTAGAAACGTCGGCGACGGTCATCGAGGCCCGATTCAAGACCCAGGTCAACCACCAGGCACCCCTGGAACCCGAGGTCACCGTGGCCTATTGGGAGGCTGACGAGGATGCCGAGGAACCGGACAGGCTGGTGATCATCGGCCGCAGCATCAACATCCACCTGCACCTGTCCATGCTCCAGTCGGCCCTGGGCTACGAGAACATGAAGTACATCGAGGCCTATGCCGGCGGCCAGTTCGGCATCAAGATCGATGTCATCTCCGAAGGCATCGCCGGTGCCGCGGCCATTCATTTCAAACAGGCCATCCGCTATGTCCCGAGCATCGCCGAAAGCATGCAGATGGCCTCCAAGCGGCATCCTTTCGAAATGGACGTCAAGCTCGGCGCGGACCAGGAAGGCATGCTCACCGGCTACTGCAATGACTTTGTCATGGATAACGGCGCGTACTACTCCATCGGGCATGTGGTTTGCCATCGTTCCCTGCTGATGCTCTCCGGCTCTTACAACATTCCCCATGTGCATGCCCACGCCAAAGTGGTCTACACCAACAATCCCTGGGGCAGCGCCGCCCGTGGCGCCGGGCCACCCCAGGTCACCTTCGCCCTGGAATGCGCCATGCAGATGCTGGCCGACAAGCTGGGAATGGACGCCTTCGAGTTCCGGCTGAAGAACTCGCTTCAGCCGGGCCAGAGCAAGTCCACCGGACGGGTGGTGGACATGTGGCCCTTTCCCGAGGTGATGGAAGCGGTTCGTCCCGCCTATGAGAAAGCGATCAAGGCGGCCGAACCCTACAAAGCGGGCAAGGTCCGCCGCGGAGTCGGTATCGCCACCGCGGCCTTCGGCATCGGCGGTCCGGGAGATGTTTCGGTGGCCTCCGTCGAACTGGGCGACGACGGCATCATCCATATTTACGCTGCCGCCGCCGATCCCGGGGAAGGCAACGATTCCATGCTGAGCCAGCTGACGGCCGAGTACATGAACGTTGCGCTGGACAAAATCTGCCTGCATACCCGCGATACCGACGACACCGCCGCCAGCGGGCCGGCGGCCGGCAGCCGCATCACCTACATGATCGGTGGCGCCCTGATGGCCGCCCTGACCCAGCTCAAGGCGGCCATGGAAAAATCCGGGGCCAAAAACGGTCTTGAACTGGAAGCCGCCGGTCAGCCGAGGCGGTTTCTGGGGCAAAAGAAAAATGAAGATGCCGGAACGCTGGACGAGAAAACCGGCCAGGGTCCCTCCTTCGAGTCGCAGGTGCACTGTGTGCAGATCGCCGAGGTCGAGGTAGATACCGAAACCGGCAAGGCCAGGGTCCTGAAAATGACCACGTCCGTGGACGCCGGCAAGGTGATCAACCCCCAGAACCTCACCGGGCAGCTCGAAGGCGGCATGGACATGGGTGTCGGCTATGCCCTGCGGGAAGAGTATATCGCCGGCAAGACCAAGGACTGGCTGAACTTCAAGTTCCCCACGATCAAGGAGTACTTCGAAAAGGAGATCATCGTCCTCGAAACGCCCCGGCCCAAGGGCCCGCTGGGGGCCACCGGCATCGGCGAAATGTGCATGCTGCCCACGGCACCGGCGGTGATCAACGCCATCAAGGATGCCACCGGCGTGTGGGTGACCCACCTGCCGGCCACCCCCGATAAGGTCAAGGCGGCCCTGGCCGCCAGAAACGGCTGA
- a CDS encoding CoA-transferase subunit beta yields MEYTLREMMTVVAAREIKNDDIVFCGTGISMLAAMAAKSINAPDCVIFFETGAIDAALEEIPMAVADSRVMYHTASSGGLLDAFATMQNPTTGQKVIGILGAAQIDIFGNLNSTVIGDYFSPKTRFSGSGGGCDVASFVPRSMIFMQHEKRKFVKTLDYLTSPGHLDGPDGRRKAGLPAGGPELVITNMAVMRFDDTTKEMYLDGVYPGIEPEAVLEQMQFSVDISRAREVMPPSADELNILRDKCDPQRLIL; encoded by the coding sequence ATGGAATATACCCTAAGAGAAATGATGACGGTGGTTGCCGCCCGGGAGATCAAGAACGACGATATCGTCTTCTGCGGCACCGGTATTTCCATGCTGGCGGCCATGGCGGCCAAAAGCATCAATGCGCCGGACTGTGTGATTTTTTTTGAAACCGGCGCCATCGACGCCGCGCTCGAGGAGATTCCCATGGCCGTTGCCGATTCGCGCGTGATGTATCACACGGCCTCCAGCGGCGGCCTTCTGGATGCCTTTGCCACCATGCAGAATCCCACCACCGGTCAAAAGGTGATCGGCATTCTGGGTGCGGCCCAGATCGATATCTTCGGCAATCTGAACTCCACGGTGATCGGTGACTATTTCTCACCCAAGACCCGCTTTTCCGGCAGCGGAGGTGGTTGCGATGTTGCTTCCTTCGTGCCGCGCAGCATGATTTTCATGCAGCACGAAAAACGGAAATTCGTCAAAACGCTGGACTATCTGACCAGCCCGGGGCACCTGGACGGACCGGACGGCCGCCGCAAGGCCGGTCTCCCCGCGGGTGGACCGGAGCTGGTGATCACCAACATGGCCGTGATGCGCTTCGACGACACCACCAAAGAGATGTACCTGGACGGGGTGTATCCCGGCATCGAGCCTGAAGCGGTGCTGGAGCAAATGCAGTTTTCCGTGGATATCTCACGGGCGCGGGAGGTGATGCCTCCCTCGGCCGATGAACTCAACATCCTGCGGGATAAGTGCGACCCCCAACGGCTGATTTTGTAA
- a CDS encoding CoA transferase subunit A, producing MSKLVKDKVMPLKKAVGAYVHDGCHMAIGGFTINRNPMAAVYTIIRAGIKDLHLYVHSNGQGVDELIGAGSVSKVEIAYGGSGKFAATCIRFRKAIEKGTLQVEDYSNYQMTLRFLAGAMGVPFLPTRSSLGSDIVDKWGFSENLRRSDPKLPNRKLTVLDNPFEDWGNTEKVVLVPAITPDVTLLHVQQADRAGNCRMDGLSFADVEQAKASRHLVVTCEELMEGDALHENAHHNQIPFIHVDAVVHVPFGAYPTACYQHYDYDPVYLKAYAVAARDDEKYKDYLDTYVYGVADHQALIERIGTERMESIKADPRTGYAANLDRR from the coding sequence TTGAGCAAACTGGTAAAGGACAAAGTCATGCCGCTGAAGAAGGCGGTGGGCGCCTATGTTCACGATGGCTGCCACATGGCCATCGGCGGATTTACGATCAACCGCAACCCCATGGCGGCGGTTTACACGATCATTCGTGCCGGCATCAAGGACCTGCATCTCTACGTGCACTCCAACGGCCAGGGCGTTGACGAGCTGATCGGCGCCGGCTCAGTTTCCAAGGTGGAAATCGCCTACGGCGGGTCGGGCAAGTTCGCCGCCACCTGCATCCGTTTCAGAAAGGCCATTGAGAAGGGCACCCTTCAGGTGGAGGACTACTCCAACTACCAGATGACCCTGAGGTTTCTGGCCGGAGCCATGGGGGTACCCTTTCTGCCCACGCGCTCGTCCCTGGGATCGGACATTGTCGATAAGTGGGGCTTTTCCGAAAACCTTCGCCGTTCCGATCCCAAACTGCCCAACCGCAAGCTGACCGTTCTGGACAACCCCTTCGAAGACTGGGGCAACACCGAAAAGGTCGTGCTGGTGCCGGCCATCACGCCCGATGTCACCCTTCTCCATGTGCAGCAGGCCGACCGTGCGGGAAACTGCCGTATGGACGGTCTCAGCTTTGCCGATGTGGAGCAGGCCAAGGCCTCCAGGCACCTGGTGGTCACCTGCGAAGAGCTGATGGAAGGCGATGCCCTGCACGAAAACGCCCATCACAACCAGATTCCCTTCATCCATGTGGATGCGGTGGTGCATGTGCCCTTTGGGGCCTACCCGACCGCCTGCTACCAGCATTACGACTACGATCCGGTCTATCTGAAGGCGTATGCCGTGGCGGCCAGGGACGATGAGAAGTATAAAGACTATCTGGATACCTACGTATACGGCGTGGCCGATCACCAGGCCCTGATCGAGCGCATCGGGACCGAACGGATGGAGAGCATCAAGGCCGACCCGCGCACGGGATATGCGGCCAATCTGGACAGGCGATAG
- a CDS encoding LemA family protein: MLKYMKWLMAALALTLVANGCGYNALQQMEEGVFRAWSDVESNLQRRADLIPNLVATVKGFAAHEKGTLQAVVEARAKATSVKLSASDLGNAQAMQQMMDAQGGLSSALSRLMVVVERYPDLKANQNFLDLQNQLEGTENRINVARQRYNQAVEAFNSKIRSLPYSLTNSLMLHLERKEYFKAEAGSAQAPQISFE; this comes from the coding sequence ATGCTCAAGTATATGAAATGGTTGATGGCCGCACTGGCACTGACATTGGTGGCCAACGGATGTGGTTATAACGCACTGCAGCAGATGGAGGAAGGCGTATTCAGGGCCTGGTCCGATGTGGAAAGCAACCTGCAGCGCCGGGCCGACCTGATTCCCAATCTGGTAGCCACCGTAAAAGGCTTCGCCGCCCACGAAAAGGGCACCCTGCAGGCGGTGGTCGAGGCCAGGGCCAAGGCAACCAGCGTCAAGCTCTCGGCCAGTGACTTGGGCAATGCCCAGGCCATGCAGCAGATGATGGACGCCCAGGGCGGGCTATCATCGGCCCTCTCAAGGCTGATGGTGGTGGTGGAACGTTATCCGGACCTGAAAGCCAACCAGAATTTTCTCGATCTGCAGAACCAGCTCGAAGGCACGGAAAACCGTATCAATGTGGCCCGTCAGCGTTACAACCAGGCCGTCGAGGCGTTCAATTCGAAAATCCGGAGCCTGCCCTACAGCCTGACCAACTCCCTGATGCTGCATCTGGAGCGCAAGGAATACTTCAAGGCCGAAGCCGGATCCGCTCAGGCACCCCAAATCAGCTTTGAGTAA
- a CDS encoding TPM domain-containing protein, whose translation MKTMITHNKRWKTGAALVLLILLLVCAGPLWALDVPPLKGHVNDYAGMLTSASQRQLEAVLTDFEQQESTQIVVLTIPALDGDVLEDFSMRVAETWKIGQAGSDNGAILMIAKKERKIRIEVGYGLEGRLTDLTSGRIIRNVITPYFRSGQFDQGITQGVGAMIEAVKGEFSAADKARQPRTAPARKGTPIFAIFGLLFLVNALGRANRVMGAASGAVLFPIAGALFFGAGAILLLALIPVGLLAGLILSGIGGPLSGGLGSRSHRGGGYWGGGFGSGGGFSSGGGFGGFSGGGGGFGGGGASGGW comes from the coding sequence ATGAAAACCATGATCACTCACAACAAACGTTGGAAAACTGGTGCTGCCCTTGTCCTTCTGATTCTCCTGCTGGTATGCGCAGGGCCGCTGTGGGCTCTGGACGTGCCCCCACTCAAGGGCCACGTCAATGATTATGCGGGCATGCTCACCAGCGCCAGCCAGCGGCAGCTGGAGGCGGTGCTGACCGATTTCGAGCAGCAGGAGTCCACCCAGATCGTGGTGCTGACCATCCCGGCCCTTGACGGCGACGTCCTGGAAGATTTTTCCATGCGCGTGGCCGAGACCTGGAAAATCGGCCAGGCGGGATCGGACAACGGGGCCATCCTGATGATCGCCAAAAAGGAACGCAAAATTCGCATCGAAGTGGGCTACGGCCTTGAAGGACGTTTGACCGATCTTACGTCGGGACGCATTATCCGCAATGTGATCACCCCCTATTTCAGATCGGGACAGTTCGATCAGGGTATTACCCAGGGGGTCGGTGCCATGATCGAGGCGGTGAAAGGAGAATTCTCAGCAGCCGACAAGGCCCGGCAGCCCCGCACCGCGCCGGCCCGGAAAGGGACACCCATTTTTGCCATTTTCGGGCTGCTCTTCCTGGTCAACGCCCTGGGGCGGGCCAACCGGGTCATGGGAGCGGCCAGCGGGGCGGTTCTCTTCCCAATCGCCGGCGCGCTCTTCTTCGGCGCAGGGGCCATCTTGCTGCTGGCGCTGATTCCCGTCGGTCTGCTGGCCGGCCTGATCCTGTCCGGGATTGGCGGGCCGCTTTCCGGTGGCCTCGGCAGCCGTTCCCATCGTGGCGGCGGTTACTGGGGAGGCGGGTTTGGCAGCGGAGGAGGATTCTCTTCCGGTGGCGGATTCGGCGGCTTTTCCGGCGGTGGGGGTGGCTTTGGCGGCGGCGGGGCCTCCGGCGGCTGGTAA
- a CDS encoding TPM domain-containing protein — translation MKNLAERFLSAADRKQIEAAVAGAETQTAGEIVCMIVSRSYHYPVASVLGATVLALPLALLVTHFLGSWLWIGTDNMWFFLGLFAILFAIGHWTVEHCPSLKRRFISQQEINEEVEEAAITTFFRQGLYRTRDANGVLLFISVFEHKVWLLADKGIHEKIPQTEWEHLVARVTQGIGQGQRAEAVCNAIREIGDLLQAHFPIKPDDTDELQNLIVGEG, via the coding sequence ATGAAAAACCTGGCAGAACGTTTTTTATCGGCCGCAGACCGGAAACAGATTGAAGCAGCGGTTGCCGGGGCGGAAACACAAACCGCCGGCGAGATCGTCTGCATGATCGTTTCCCGGAGCTATCACTATCCCGTGGCCAGTGTGCTCGGCGCAACGGTCCTGGCCCTGCCGCTGGCGCTTTTGGTCACCCATTTCCTGGGTTCCTGGCTGTGGATCGGCACCGACAACATGTGGTTTTTCCTCGGGCTTTTCGCCATCCTTTTTGCCATTGGGCATTGGACCGTGGAACACTGCCCATCCCTCAAACGACGGTTTATCTCACAGCAGGAAATCAATGAAGAGGTCGAAGAGGCGGCCATTACCACCTTTTTCCGTCAGGGCCTCTACCGCACCCGCGATGCCAACGGGGTGCTGTTGTTCATTTCCGTTTTCGAGCACAAGGTGTGGCTGCTGGCCGACAAGGGCATTCACGAGAAGATTCCCCAGACGGAATGGGAGCATCTGGTCGCACGCGTTACCCAGGGTATCGGCCAGGGGCAGCGGGCAGAAGCGGTCTGCAATGCGATCCGGGAGATCGGTGATCTGCTGCAGGCCCATTTCCCCATCAAACCCGATGACACCGATGAGCTTCAGAATCTAATCGTCGGGGAGGGGTAA